A window of Longimicrobium sp. contains these coding sequences:
- a CDS encoding PBP1A family penicillin-binding protein — protein sequence MNRKLKIALLAVAALLVSGFAWLWFAPCGFGGCAPVTELEKFEAEGSELLDKDGEPFGTLATVNRRVVPLDSLPEYLPRAFLAVEDRRFFDHGGVDWKRFFGALFRNVRAGGVEQGASTITMQLARNLFPERLDYRSRSLRRKVMEVRIARQIERKFDKRKILELYLNHIYLGEGAYGVEAAAQTYFGKSAADLTLAEAAVLGGLPVSPSRINPREDRQAALRRRNLVLREMAKARYVSQADADQALSTPIRLRRATAPAGSGAYFIERVRHELEERMGERVYTAGLRVHTTFDPAAQRAAEEEVAQQLAAIEAGRFGAYRHPTYARTRGETEDGVTPYLQGMAMVMDARTGAVRALVGGRDFEDSKYDRAFQARRQPGSAFKPFVYLAALQRGIPPTQVYQDAPVRMVLTGGQVWAPRNYTGRYDGPMTMREALTRSKNSVTVRVAEEVGMDEVIQTAHELGISTDIPDVPATALGAAEVRPVELVSAYAAFANGGVLVTPTVLRRIETRDGEVLWEDTGEGAGRRVLDPAEAFVLTTLLRDVVDRGTGTPVRAAGFRGPAAGKTGTTNSATDVWFVGYTPDLVGAVWFGFDHPEPIVPGASGGTMAAPVWGRIMSRVYAGRRMPLEWGPPPGVVSEQVDRRTGMAMDASCPPTGETYTEYFVHSLPPRRTCYPMAPYPGMAMGDSAWYDEEWGGYAYDDTTGASDLEQRGVYWPELEERRRRRGEGVAPPAPLPGSVEAPVVVPPTAPATPPRTATDGRRRPPRTAVTPPPPPPAVAEGDGDPAPPKVLGRPVSPAPPPSPSPAPPPPPPPDSSGAGAAP from the coding sequence ATGAACCGCAAGCTCAAGATCGCGCTCCTCGCCGTGGCCGCGCTGCTCGTTTCCGGCTTCGCCTGGCTCTGGTTCGCCCCCTGCGGCTTCGGCGGGTGCGCCCCCGTCACCGAGCTGGAGAAGTTCGAGGCCGAAGGCTCGGAGCTGCTCGACAAGGACGGCGAGCCCTTCGGCACCCTGGCCACCGTCAACCGGCGCGTGGTCCCCCTCGACTCGCTCCCCGAGTACCTCCCCAGGGCCTTCCTGGCCGTGGAGGACCGCCGCTTCTTCGACCACGGCGGCGTGGACTGGAAGCGCTTCTTCGGCGCGCTCTTCCGCAACGTCAGGGCGGGCGGGGTGGAGCAGGGGGCCAGCACCATCACCATGCAGCTGGCCCGGAACCTCTTCCCCGAGCGGCTCGACTACCGCTCGAGGTCGCTCCGGCGCAAGGTGATGGAGGTGCGCATCGCGCGGCAGATCGAGCGCAAGTTCGACAAGCGCAAGATCCTGGAGCTGTACCTCAACCACATCTACCTGGGCGAGGGCGCCTACGGCGTCGAGGCCGCCGCGCAGACCTACTTCGGCAAGTCCGCCGCCGACCTCACCCTCGCCGAGGCCGCCGTGCTGGGCGGCCTCCCCGTCTCGCCCTCGCGCATCAACCCCCGCGAAGACCGCCAGGCGGCGCTCAGGCGCCGCAACCTGGTGCTGCGCGAGATGGCGAAGGCCCGCTACGTGAGCCAGGCCGACGCCGACCAGGCGCTCTCGACCCCGATCCGGCTGCGCCGCGCCACGGCCCCGGCCGGGAGCGGCGCGTACTTCATCGAGCGCGTGCGCCACGAGCTGGAGGAGCGCATGGGCGAGCGCGTCTACACGGCGGGCCTGCGCGTCCACACCACCTTCGACCCCGCCGCCCAGCGCGCCGCCGAGGAGGAGGTCGCGCAGCAGCTGGCGGCCATCGAGGCCGGGCGCTTCGGGGCGTACCGGCACCCCACCTACGCGCGGACCAGGGGCGAGACCGAGGACGGCGTCACCCCGTACCTGCAGGGGATGGCGATGGTGATGGACGCGCGCACCGGCGCCGTGCGCGCGCTGGTGGGCGGGCGCGACTTCGAGGACTCCAAGTACGACCGCGCCTTCCAGGCGCGCCGCCAGCCCGGCTCCGCCTTCAAGCCCTTCGTCTACCTGGCCGCGCTGCAGCGGGGGATCCCCCCCACGCAGGTGTACCAGGACGCGCCCGTGCGGATGGTTTTGACCGGCGGGCAGGTGTGGGCGCCGCGCAACTACACGGGCCGCTACGACGGGCCCATGACCATGCGCGAGGCGCTCACCCGCTCCAAGAACTCCGTCACCGTGCGGGTGGCCGAAGAGGTGGGGATGGACGAGGTGATCCAGACCGCGCACGAGCTGGGGATCTCCACCGACATCCCCGACGTCCCCGCCACCGCGCTGGGCGCCGCCGAGGTGCGCCCGGTGGAGCTGGTCTCCGCGTACGCCGCCTTCGCCAACGGCGGCGTGCTGGTGACCCCCACCGTGCTGCGCCGCATCGAGACTCGCGACGGCGAGGTGCTGTGGGAGGACACGGGCGAAGGCGCGGGCCGGCGCGTGCTGGACCCGGCCGAGGCGTTCGTGCTCACCACGCTCTTGCGCGACGTGGTGGACCGGGGGACGGGCACCCCGGTGCGCGCCGCCGGCTTCCGCGGCCCCGCGGCCGGGAAGACGGGGACCACCAACTCGGCCACCGACGTGTGGTTCGTGGGCTACACCCCCGACCTGGTGGGCGCCGTCTGGTTCGGCTTCGACCACCCCGAGCCGATCGTCCCCGGCGCCTCGGGCGGCACCATGGCCGCGCCGGTGTGGGGGCGCATCATGAGCCGCGTGTACGCCGGCCGGCGCATGCCGCTGGAGTGGGGGCCGCCGCCGGGCGTGGTGAGCGAGCAGGTGGACCGGCGCACGGGGATGGCGATGGACGCCAGCTGCCCGCCCACCGGCGAGACGTACACCGAGTACTTCGTGCACTCGCTCCCGCCGCGGCGCACCTGCTACCCGATGGCGCCCTACCCCGGGATGGCCATGGGCGACTCGGCGTGGTACGACGAGGAGTGGGGCGGCTACGCCTACGACGACACCACCGGGGCGAGCGACCTGGAGCAGCGCGGCGTCTACTGGCCCGAGCTGGAGGAGCGGCGCCGCCGCCGCGGCGAGGGCGTGGCCCCGCCCGCGCCGCTGCCGGGGAGCGTCGAGGCCCCCGTGGTGGTGCCGCCCACCGCGCCGGCCACCCCCCCGCGCACGGCCACGGACGGCCGCCGCCGCCCGCCGCGCACCGCGGTGACGCCTCCGCCTCCCCCGCCCGCCGTCGCGGAAGGGGACGGCGACCCGGCGCCGCCCAAGGTGCTGGGCCGCCCGGTGAGCCCCGCGCCGCCGCCGTCCCCGTCGCCCGCTCCTCCGCCTCCGCCGCCGCCGGACAGCTCCGGCGCGGGGGCGGCGCCGTAG